A single Dermacentor variabilis isolate Ectoservices chromosome 9, ASM5094787v1, whole genome shotgun sequence DNA region contains:
- the LOC142557147 gene encoding prolyl 4-hydroxylase subunit alpha-2-like, translating into MRCRLQLAAFATLWLASLLKTDAVSAANVFSSVAHMNDLMSLEQRLVYKVGDFLHRMETKLGYLRSFLNDYYETTASKDRQLTHSSAEHEYDTRTASPIDAYNTIKRLSVDWNEIVHQFREPDWMEIERLMVESNDTFPRQSDLLDAGEALIRIQKTYRLNLTDMAKGVIMGHKATAQLTGTHAITWPSIYSYVMPS; encoded by the exons ATGCGCTGCCGGCTACAGCTCGCGGCTTTTGCGACGCTCTGGCTCGCTTCCCTGCTCAAAACCGATGCAGTCAGCGCAGCCAACGTCTTCTCGTCGGTGGCGCACATGAACGACCTGATGTCCCTGGAGCAAAGGCTTGTTTACAAGGTCGGCGACTTCCTACACCGCATGGAAACCAAGCTGGGCTACCTGCGCAG CTTTCTGAACGACTACTACGAGACGACGGCGTCCAAAGACCGGCAGCTGACGCACTCTTCCGCCGAGCACGAGTACGACACCCGTACGGCCAGCCCCATCGACGCGTACAACACCATAAAGCGGCTGTCGGTCGACTGGAACGAGATCGTGCACCAGTTCAGGGAGCCGGACTGGATGG AGATCGAGAGGCTGATGGTGGAGTCGAACGACACGTTCCCGCGCCAGAGCGACCTGCTGGACGCCGGCGAGGCGCTCATCCGCATCCAGAAGACGTACCGGCTCAACCTCACCGACATGGCCAAGGGAGTCATCATGGGACACAAGGCGACGGCGCAGCTCACCGGTACACATGCCATAACCTGGCCGTCGATCTATTCTTACGTAATGCCCTCATAA